Within Kutzneria chonburiensis, the genomic segment GGCATCCGGGTCGAAGTCGGCGTCGGCGGCCCGGAGGTCGGCCACGGTCTCGCCGGGAGCCAGCGTGGGCTCGGCCAGCTCGGCAACCTTGGCCTGCGCCAAGGCTTCCTGCACCGCCGGGTCGGCACGGAACGCCGCGGCCCGCTCCTTGAGCAACAGGTAGGTCCGCATATTGGCGGCCGCGCTGGCCCACACGCCGTCGACGTCCTCGGTACGCAGCGGCTTGTAGTCGAAGTGCCGTGGCCCGTCGTAACCGCCGTTCTCCAGCAGGTCGACGAGGAAGAAGGCGGACAGCAGGTCGCCGTGGCCGAAGATCAGGTCCTGGTCGAACCGCGGCCCCTTCTGCCCGTTCAGGTCGATGTGGAACAGCTTGCCCTGCCACAGCGCCTGCGAGATGCCGTGCACGAAGTTCAACCCGGCCATCTGCTCGTGCCCGACCTCGGGGTTGAGACCGACGAGGTCGGAGTGCGCCAGGGTGGAGATGAAGCCGAGGGCGTGGCCGATCGTCGGCAGCAGGATGTCGCCGCGGGGCTCGTTCGGCTTGGGCTCCAACGCGAACCGGATGTCGTACCCCTGGTCGACCACGTACTGCGTGAGCACGTTCATCGCCTCGCGGTAGCGGTCCAGCGCGGCCCGCACGTCCTTGCCCGCATCGGTCTCGGAGCCCTCACGCCCGCCCCACAGCACATACGTGCTCGCGCCCAGCTCGGCGGCGAGGTCGATGTTGCGCAACACCTTGCGCAGCGCGAAACGCCGCACCGAGCGGTCGTTGCTGGTGAAGCCGCCGTCCTTGAACACGGGGTGTTTGAACAGGTTCGTGGTGGCCATCGGCACCACGATGCCCGTCTCGTCCAACGCCTTGCGGAACCGGGCGATCCGGTCCTCGCGCACGGCGTCGTCGGCGCCGAACGGGATCAGGTCGTCGTCGTGGAAGGAGACGCCCCATGCGCCGAGCTCGGCCAGCCGGTGCACGGACTCGACCGGGTCGAGGGCCGGCCGGGTCGCGTCGCCGAACGGGTCGTTGGCGGGCCAGCCGACCGTCCACAGACCGAAGCTGAACCTGTCTTCCCGCGTGGGCTGCACAGCGCCTCCTTAGTTAGTTCAGTGCCCATACTAAGTGTCTGCCGGCCGGTGTCAACCGCCGCGTGTTGCCCACGCGCGCGGCCAGGTAACGTGAGCTCATGCGGGTCACGATCGCCGAGGTCGCCCGGCGGGCACGGGTGAGCAAGACGACCGTGTCGCGGGTGCTGAACAACAAGTCGGATGTGGACGCGGCGACCGCGATCCGGGTCCGCGAGGTGATCGCCGCCACCGGCTACATCCCCAGCGCGGGCGCGGTCGGGCTGGCCAAGGGGCGCACCAACACCGTCGGCATGCTGGTCCCCGGGCTGACCTGGCCCTGGATGGGCGACGTGCTCCAGGGCGTGGCCGACGTGCTGGAGGCCAAGGGCTACGGGCTGCTGCTGAACACCGTCAACCGCGGCGCCGACTCCATGACCCAGTTCTCCCGGCACGTGTCGGCCAAGGCGTTCGACGGGCTGCTGCTGGTCGAGCCGCCGGACACGCTCAGCTACATCCAGACCCTGCACGAGTCCGGGCTGCCGGTCGTGATGATCGACGACCGCGGGCACCACCCCGGTTTTCCCTCCGTCTCCACCAGCAACCGCGCCGGCGCCGCGTCGGCCGCCCGGCACCTCGTGTCCAGGGGTCGCCGCCGAGTCGCGATGATCACCGGGCCGGCCGGGTTCGGCTGCACGGTGGAGCGGGTGCAGGGCTTTCGTGACGTCATGGCCGAAGTCGCGCTCGTCGAGGGCGACTTCACGCCCGAGGGCGGCCTGGCCGCCATCCGCGAGATTCTCGCCTCCGGTGTCGAGTTCGACGGCGTCTTCGCGCAGAACGACATGATGGCCGTCGGCGCGCTGGACGGCCTGCGCGAGGCCGGCCGCTCGGTGCCGGGCGACGTCGCCGTGATCGGCTTCGACGACATCGCCCTGGCGACCCATTCCGTGCCGGCGCTGACCACCGTCCGCCAGCCTTCGCGTGAGATGGGCGAGGCGGCGGCCAGCCTGCTGCTGGACAACCTGCTCAACGGCACTCCCCTGCCGGACGAGCCGCACGTGGTGCCGACCTCCCTGGTAGTCAGAGACTCCGCCTGACCCCCGCGAGTCCCGCTTAGCGTCACACCGAATGCGTGAAACAGATTCATGCATTTCGGTGTGACTGTGGGCGGGACTCGCGGGGGTTGGGGCTTCGGGGTCAGGTGGCCGTGGTCACGGTGATGGTCCCGGTCAGCGGCAGGTTGCGCGACGAGTCGCCGACGAAAACACCGTAGGAACCGGTGTTCGTCGACCATGTTCCGTTCCAGTGGGCGAGATCCCGTGGCGTCAGGGTGAAGGTGACGACCTGGCTCTGCCCCGGGCTCAGGGTGACCTTCTGGTATCCCTTCAGCTGGTGCGGCGGCTCGCCGTTGGCGGCGGGCTGGCCGACGTAGAGCTGGGCCACCTCGGCGCCGGCTCGCGTCCCGGTGTTGGTCACGGTCGCCCGCACGGTGGCGGAACCGTTGGCCTGCGCGGAAACCGTCAGGCCCGAGAAGCCGAACGTGGTGTACGACAGCCCGAATCCGAAGGGGAACAACGGCGTGATGTTGCGGGAGTCGTACCAGCGGTAGCCGACGTTCATGCCCTCCGAGTACTCGATCCGGTCGTTGGCCCCGGGGAACTGCTGCGTGGACGCGGTCGGCATGTCGACGATGCTGCGCGGGAACGTGACCGGCAGCTTGCCGGACGGGTTGACGTCGCCGTACAGCAGCGCGGCGATGGCGTTGCCGTTCTCCTGCCCGGGATACCAGCCCTCGATCACCCCGGCCACGCTGTTCAGCCACGGCATCGTCACGGCCGAACCGGTGTTGAGCACGACGATGGTCCGCGGATTGGCCGCCGCGACCGCGCTGATCAGGTCGTTCTGCGAGAACTGGAGGTCGATCGAACTCAGGTCGTCGGTCTCGCTCTCCCCGTACGAGGCGAAGACGACCGCCACGTCCGACTTCTGCGCCAGCGCCACGGCGGCCGGAATGTCCGGCGTCTGCACGTGTTCGCCGGCGCCGGCCACCCACTGCACACTCACACCGGCACCCGCGCGCTTAGTGATTCCGTTGATCGGATTGACCGCGGCGGGTGAAGGATTGACCTTGGCGCTGCCGCCGCCGATGTTCTGCGGGTCGATGGCATCCCCGCCGAGCAGCGCGATCGACTTCACCGACGACGCCAGCGGCAGCACGCCGTTGTTCTTCAGCAGCACCGATCCCTGCGCGGCCACGTCCTGCGCCACCTGGGTGTGCGCGGCGCTGGTCACCACCGCGCCGGTGTTGCCGGTGGGTCCGTGGTCGAACAGCCCGAACCGGAACATCTGGGTCAGCACCCGCCGGGTCATGTCGTCCACAGTGGACTGTGACACCCGGCCCTGGTTCACGGCGTCGATCAGCGCCTGCCCGAAGAACGCACCGCCGGGCATCTCCATGTCCAGCCCGCCGTTGGCCAGCTGCGGCGCGCCGCCGGTGGCCGAACCCCAGTCGGAGCCGATGAATCCGCCCCATCCGGTGTCCTGCTTCAGGGCGGTGTTCATGACGGCCGAGTCCTGGCAGGCCGGGGTGCCGTTGATCTGGTTGTAGGCGCACATCACCGACGCGGCCTGCCCCTGCGTCAACGCGGCCTGAAAGGCCGGCAGGTAGATCTCGTGCATCGTGCGGTCATCGATGATCACGTTGTCCGACGGGGTTCCCCGTGACGCGCCGCCCTCGACGTTGTAGGCGGCGGCGTGCTTGACCTGCGCCATCACGCCCTGGCCCTGGATGCCCTGCACGGTGCCGACGGCGGTCTGCCCGGCGTGGTAGGGATCCTCGCTGTAGGTCTCGAAATCCCGGCCCCAGCGCGGATCCCGGACGATGTTGATCGTCGGCCCGAGCACCACGTTCGCGCCCTTGCCGGCGAACTCCTGTCCCATCACGGTGCCGTACTGCTTGGCCGCGTTGACGTCCCAGGTCGCGGCGACCGCGGTCGGGTCGGGCAGCTCGGTCACGCCGTCGAGGCTGTCGCCGACGCCGGCCGGCCCGTCCTGCAACCCCATCGCCGGCACGCACAGCGCCGGGATCGGGTCGGTGTTGCCGATGTACGGCCCGGTGGCCCCATTTCCGTGCAGCACGACGACCTTCTGCGCGTTGGTCATGGCGGCCATCAGCTGGTTCACCCGGTCGGCGACCGGCGCGGTCGAGTTCGACCACGGGCAGTTGCCCGGTGGCTGGGTTGTCGTGGTCGGCGGCGCGCCGACGGTGTGGATGATGAACTCCCACAACGAATAGCCCCACTGGGTGGCCCGCGCGGTGCCGAGCATCCGCACGTAGCGGCCGGATCCGTTGACGGTCAGGACCTGGTTGCCGGCCACGCCGGCCATCGGCTGGGTCAGATTGCTCCAACTGTTGCCGTCATTGGAGATCTGCACCTGGAACGACGACGCGTAGGCCGCCTCCCAGTCCAGCTCGACACCGCAGACCTGGCGCACGCTGCCCAGGTCGACGCGAAGCGACTGCGGATCGGAGGCGGCGCTGGACCACCGGGTGCCCGAATTTCCGTCTACGGCGGCGGTTGCCGGGAACGCGCCGGCGTCCTGTGTGGACGATGCCAGCACCGGCTGGTTCAGGGCCGAGTTCACGCCGGTGTTGCAGGCCGCGGCGACATCGTCGCCGTAGACCTGGAACTCCCACAGCGAATACCCCCACTGGGTAGCGCGCTGGGTGCCGTACATCCGCACGTAGCGGCCGGTGCCGGACACCGACAGCGTCTGCACGCCGACGACACCCGCGGTCACCGGGGTCAGGTTGGTCCAGTTGACGTTGTCCGAGGACACCTGGAGCTGGAACGCCTTGGCGTAGGCGGTTTCCCAGTTCAGCACAACCTGGGTCAGCGTGTGCGGGCCGCCGAGGTCGACGGCCAGCCACTGCGGGTCGGCGGCCTGGCTCGACCAGCGGGTGCCGGGGTCGCCGTCCACGGCCGCCGAGGCCGGGAAGGCGGCGTTCTCGGTGGTCAAGGCGGTGGCGGTGTGCCCCTGGGAGAGCAGGGTGGGCGCGGCGTGGCCGACGCCGGGCACGGTGAGCAGGGCGGTCACGATGACGGCCGCGAGCGCGGCCACGAGCAGATGGATGGATCTCACGGGGCCAGATCTCATGGGGCGGCGAACCCTTCGCACGGTGGGCAGGGACGTGCGGCTCGCGGATCGCCCGGCCGGGAGGTGGGCCCGGCCGTGGGAACGCTCTCACCCTCAGGCTACGAACGCTGTCAACCGTCGCTCTTGACGTGGGCGTCACACCGTTGTTAACTGCACCACACACCTTCGGAACCGGTTCCGGAGCCTGCCCGATCCGTCGGCCCCGCTCTCGGCTCGCGGGGGTCGGCGGGATGAAGCTCCTGCTCAGACCCCGTACCGCGGGCAGTGGGGCCCGCGCCGGGACACACGGACAGGCCGGGTCGCCGTGGCGGCGGCGACCCGGCCCCCAAAAACCGTCAACAGGCGCCGCGCACCATGTCCGCCAGCAACAGCGGGTCGTCCGGCAGCTGCCGGCCGCGCCAGGCGACGTGATCGTCCGGGCGGACCAGCACGTACGGCTGCCGGTACAGCTCGGCGACCGCCGGATCGGCGCACTTGAGGATCTGCAGCGGCACGCCGCGCCGCGCGAAGGCCCGCACCACGGCGTCGAGCCGCTCGTTCGGCGCGAAGCACAGCAACACGAAGCCGTCCCCGAAAACGTCCAAAGTGGACACTCCGGGCCGCAGCCAGGCATGGGCGGCCCGGAACCCCGGATCGCTGCTCGGCCGCCACGGCGCGACCATCTTCACCTCGTCGCCGATGACCAGCGACGAGGTGTAGCCGTGTCCGAAGTGGACCTCCGGCGCGTCCACGTCCCAGTGGGCGACGCTCTCGGCCAGCTGCAATCCCAGCTCGGTACGGGCCAGCACGCCGTCCGAGTCGTCGTCCCGCAGCCGGCTCGACAGGTCGTCGGAACCGCGGGTGCGCAGGGCGATGCCCGCCGCCTCAAGGCCTTCGAGCGCGACCGGCCGCCGCTCGGCGTCATAGCTGTCGAGCAGCCCGGCGCCGGCCCAGCCGTCGTGCTCCGCGGCCAGCTTCCAGCCCAGGTCGGCCGCGTCGGCGATGGCGATGGTGCGGCCGAAGCCGCCGGGCGCGGACAACGTGTGAGCCGCGTTGCCGACCAGGAACACCCGCCCGGACCGGTAGCGGTCGGCCACCATGTGCGGCACGTGGCTCTGCTCGTCGGACAGCACCTCGGTCGGCGTGTCGAAGGCGATCGCGTCGCGCACCAGCGTCGCCGCGTCGACCGCGCCGACCTCACTGCCCGCGATCAGCTTGAACGTGCCGCAGTTGTCCATGGCCTGCAACGGAAAGCGTGAGCCGCCGGACTGGAGCAGGAAGTACGTCAGCGCCGGCCGGTGGCCGCGGGCGGCCAGTCCCTCGGCCAGCCGCGGCGCGCGGAACACGATGCTGCGCAGCAGTTGCGGCTCGAACCGCGGCGTGGACTGGATCCCGCAGGCGCTGCGGACCAGCGAACACGGCCCTTCGGTGCTGACGAGATAGTCGGCGCGGATGGTGGTCGTGTCGCCCTCGCCCAGCCGGCTGACCCGGGCGGTGACGCCGGCGCCGTCCTGGGTGAAGCCGTCGAGCCGGTGCCGGAACAGGATCGCGCCGCCCGGATGGGTGCCGACGGCGGTCTGGAGCACCGGCAGCAGCCAGTCCTCCGGGCAGATCTGCTCGGGCTCGGGCGTGTGCGTGTCGTGCGTGAACCGCTCGAACCGGTGGATCTCGTGTCCGCCGACCTGCGTGACCCAGGCGATGTCGGCCGGCCGCCGGCCGGGGAACTCGGCGCAGCGGATCTTCTCGGCCACCCCCCAGCGCCGGAACAGCTCCATCGAACGCGGTCCGATCGGGCTGACCTCGGGTGTCTCCACCCGGCCGTCGCCCGTTTCCAGCACGAGGCAGCGCACCCCGCGCCGCTCGAGGTCGAGCGCGAGCGCGAGGCCGGCCGGGGTGGCCCCGGCGATCAGCACATCGGTCTCGTCCACGTCGTCCCACCGCTTCCGCGTCCCGGACATCTCGTTCACACCGCCGCCACGCGCGCACCGCCGACACGGAACGGTGGATCGAATTCCCGCACTGCCAACCCCCCATCGCGACGTGTGCCGCATTCACGTCAATTCTGCGCACGGCCCCGTCGAACCGGTCAAGTCCGCGTGCCCGATCGGCCTTGCGTTCGATGCCCGAATTGATGCGGTGGCGAAAGCGGTCAGCGGTCCGGAATTGTATACATTGACGCGGTCATGAATTAATGTAACGGGCCCGCAGTCGGAAAACCTTTGCCAGACACCGACTTCACCAGGGCATTCTCCTGGATTCGCACACGCGTGCGGTTCGTCATGCCGTCATACATTGTGCCGCCGATCCAAAACCGGATCGGCGGCCGAGATCGTCCGCGGACGGGCCGGCCGCCGGCAGCGGCCGGACGGGAACCGGTTCGATGCCGGAGCAGCTGGCCCGGCCCGGGTGCGCTGTGGGCGACGTCACTGCCCGGGCTCGGCCGCGTCCTTGAGCAGCTGCGTGGTCAGCGAGATGTGCTCACCCAGCAGCCGCACCGCCAGGTCGGTGTCACGGGAGATCACGGCGTCGAGGATCGCGCGGTGTTCGGCAGCGACGTCGCGCCCCTTGGCCTGGGCCGGCGTAATGGACCACTGTCGGTAGAGTTCGGCCTCATCGCGCAGACCATTGGCCACGTCACGAAGTCGGCGATTGCCGCAGCCGGCCAGCAGCGCCTCATGGAAGGCGGTGTGGGCGGCCGACCATTCGGCCGTTGATCTGGCCGGATTGTCGGGGTCGAGGTAGGGCGCGCGTTCCAGCAGGTGGTGCGCGGCAATGGCATCGGCCTCCCAGCGCACGTCGCCCTCGGCGATGGCCATGCGCAGCACCAGGCATTCCACCTCGACGCGGGCGATGGTCAGCTCGGACAGGTCCTCGACCGACAGCGGCGTCACGACGTAGCCCTGATGGGCCTGGCTGCGGACCAATCCGGCGGACGCGAGCCTGGTCAGCGCCTCGCGCGCGGCCCCGACCGAGGTGTCGTAGCGCCGGCACAGCTCGGGGAACTTCAGCCGCTGCCCGGGCGGCAGCACGCCGCCGAGGATGTCCTCGCGCAGTCGCGCGTGCACGCCGTCGGTGCGGGTGGCCCCGGTGCCGGTGGTCGCCATGCACAGAAACTACCTCAGTGCGAACGTTGACTCAACTTTCGAAAGTTGCTTCAATCAGGTGACGACCCGAGGGAGGCACCACCATGAGGCTGGCCGACATCAACGGCCGCGCGGCCGTCCTGACCGCGCCCGACCGCGCCGTGGACCTGGCCGACGCCAGCGGCGGCCGGTTCTCGCCGGACATCCAGCTCGCCTACGAGCAGTGGGACGAGGTGACGGCGTTCGCCGCGACGCTGGACGACAGCTCGGCGGTCGCGGTGTCGCCCGCGGACTACGGCAACCCGGTCCCCCGGCCCCGGCAGATCTACGCCATCGGCCTGAACTACACCGAGCACGCCAAGGAGTCGGGCTTCGCCGTGCCCGACTCGCCGACCGTGTTCACCAAGTTCGTCACCTGCCTGACCGGCCCGACCGGCGAGATCGCGCTGCCGCCGGGCAGCGTGGACTGGGAGGTCGAGCTGGTCGCGATCATCGGCAGGGCCGCCGACCACGTGGCCGTCGCCGACGCCTGGGACCACGTCGCC encodes:
- a CDS encoding GntR family transcriptional regulator → MATTGTGATRTDGVHARLREDILGGVLPPGQRLKFPELCRRYDTSVGAAREALTRLASAGLVRSQAHQGYVVTPLSVEDLSELTIARVEVECLVLRMAIAEGDVRWEADAIAAHHLLERAPYLDPDNPARSTAEWSAAHTAFHEALLAGCGNRRLRDVANGLRDEAELYRQWSITPAQAKGRDVAAEHRAILDAVISRDTDLAVRLLGEHISLTTQLLKDAAEPGQ
- the xylA gene encoding xylose isomerase; the encoded protein is MQPTREDRFSFGLWTVGWPANDPFGDATRPALDPVESVHRLAELGAWGVSFHDDDLIPFGADDAVREDRIARFRKALDETGIVVPMATTNLFKHPVFKDGGFTSNDRSVRRFALRKVLRNIDLAAELGASTYVLWGGREGSETDAGKDVRAALDRYREAMNVLTQYVVDQGYDIRFALEPKPNEPRGDILLPTIGHALGFISTLAHSDLVGLNPEVGHEQMAGLNFVHGISQALWQGKLFHIDLNGQKGPRFDQDLIFGHGDLLSAFFLVDLLENGGYDGPRHFDYKPLRTEDVDGVWASAAANMRTYLLLKERAAAFRADPAVQEALAQAKVAELAEPTLAPGETVADLRAADADFDPDAVGARGYGFVELSQLAVEHALGAR
- a CDS encoding FAD-dependent monooxygenase; translated protein: MSGTRKRWDDVDETDVLIAGATPAGLALALDLERRGVRCLVLETGDGRVETPEVSPIGPRSMELFRRWGVAEKIRCAEFPGRRPADIAWVTQVGGHEIHRFERFTHDTHTPEPEQICPEDWLLPVLQTAVGTHPGGAILFRHRLDGFTQDGAGVTARVSRLGEGDTTTIRADYLVSTEGPCSLVRSACGIQSTPRFEPQLLRSIVFRAPRLAEGLAARGHRPALTYFLLQSGGSRFPLQAMDNCGTFKLIAGSEVGAVDAATLVRDAIAFDTPTEVLSDEQSHVPHMVADRYRSGRVFLVGNAAHTLSAPGGFGRTIAIADAADLGWKLAAEHDGWAGAGLLDSYDAERRPVALEGLEAAGIALRTRGSDDLSSRLRDDDSDGVLARTELGLQLAESVAHWDVDAPEVHFGHGYTSSLVIGDEVKMVAPWRPSSDPGFRAAHAWLRPGVSTLDVFGDGFVLLCFAPNERLDAVVRAFARRGVPLQILKCADPAVAELYRQPYVLVRPDDHVAWRGRQLPDDPLLLADMVRGAC
- a CDS encoding LacI family DNA-binding transcriptional regulator, yielding MRVTIAEVARRARVSKTTVSRVLNNKSDVDAATAIRVREVIAATGYIPSAGAVGLAKGRTNTVGMLVPGLTWPWMGDVLQGVADVLEAKGYGLLLNTVNRGADSMTQFSRHVSAKAFDGLLLVEPPDTLSYIQTLHESGLPVVMIDDRGHHPGFPSVSTSNRAGAASAARHLVSRGRRRVAMITGPAGFGCTVERVQGFRDVMAEVALVEGDFTPEGGLAAIREILASGVEFDGVFAQNDMMAVGALDGLREAGRSVPGDVAVIGFDDIALATHSVPALTTVRQPSREMGEAAASLLLDNLLNGTPLPDEPHVVPTSLVVRDSA
- a CDS encoding glycoside hydrolase family 3 C-terminal domain-containing protein codes for the protein MRSIHLLVAALAAVIVTALLTVPGVGHAAPTLLSQGHTATALTTENAAFPASAAVDGDPGTRWSSQAADPQWLAVDLGGPHTLTQVVLNWETAYAKAFQLQVSSDNVNWTNLTPVTAGVVGVQTLSVSGTGRYVRMYGTQRATQWGYSLWEFQVYGDDVAAACNTGVNSALNQPVLASSTQDAGAFPATAAVDGNSGTRWSSAASDPQSLRVDLGSVRQVCGVELDWEAAYASSFQVQISNDGNSWSNLTQPMAGVAGNQVLTVNGSGRYVRMLGTARATQWGYSLWEFIIHTVGAPPTTTTQPPGNCPWSNSTAPVADRVNQLMAAMTNAQKVVVLHGNGATGPYIGNTDPIPALCVPAMGLQDGPAGVGDSLDGVTELPDPTAVAATWDVNAAKQYGTVMGQEFAGKGANVVLGPTINIVRDPRWGRDFETYSEDPYHAGQTAVGTVQGIQGQGVMAQVKHAAAYNVEGGASRGTPSDNVIIDDRTMHEIYLPAFQAALTQGQAASVMCAYNQINGTPACQDSAVMNTALKQDTGWGGFIGSDWGSATGGAPQLANGGLDMEMPGGAFFGQALIDAVNQGRVSQSTVDDMTRRVLTQMFRFGLFDHGPTGNTGAVVTSAAHTQVAQDVAAQGSVLLKNNGVLPLASSVKSIALLGGDAIDPQNIGGGSAKVNPSPAAVNPINGITKRAGAGVSVQWVAGAGEHVQTPDIPAAVALAQKSDVAVVFASYGESETDDLSSIDLQFSQNDLISAVAAANPRTIVVLNTGSAVTMPWLNSVAGVIEGWYPGQENGNAIAALLYGDVNPSGKLPVTFPRSIVDMPTASTQQFPGANDRIEYSEGMNVGYRWYDSRNITPLFPFGFGLSYTTFGFSGLTVSAQANGSATVRATVTNTGTRAGAEVAQLYVGQPAANGEPPHQLKGYQKVTLSPGQSQVVTFTLTPRDLAHWNGTWSTNTGSYGVFVGDSSRNLPLTGTITVTTAT
- a CDS encoding fumarylacetoacetate hydrolase family protein; translation: MRLADINGRAAVLTAPDRAVDLADASGGRFSPDIQLAYEQWDEVTAFAATLDDSSAVAVSPADYGNPVPRPRQIYAIGLNYTEHAKESGFAVPDSPTVFTKFVTCLTGPTGEIALPPGSVDWEVELVAIIGRAADHVAVADAWDHVAGLTVGQDLSERELQRTGPAPQFSMAKSYPGFGPLGPVVVTPDELPDRDDLELGCLIDGEQVQKGRTDDLVFSVAELVSWLSAITPLLPGDIIFTGTPSGVGMGRKPQRFLKPGEELVTYIEGIGTMRHTFSGGA